The following are from one region of the Roseobacter fucihabitans genome:
- a CDS encoding epoxide hydrolase family protein, whose protein sequence is MKDRLKCDPAVKPFQFHVSDDALQDILARVKTYPWHEMPDDGGWDYGTNMGYLKELCAYWVDGFDWRAQEAKINSFSQFTAPVDGIDMHFICEQGSGPDPMPLMISHGWPGSVAEFYELIEPLAHPERFGGNVADAFTVIAPSLPGFAFSGRPPRPYGPRKMAGVLNSLMSDTLGFDSYLAQGGDWGGAICSWLGFDHAPACSAIHINVLTMRHPGGPQTPEEIAWDAQFERDQIMQNGYRTQQATRPQTLSYAMMDSPVGIAAWLVEKFHDWSDVPVGGIEQAHSKDELLTNIMIYITTGTFNTASWIYYGRREEGGRILSPTGARVEVPTGCAVFPAEMLRWPPRSYAERIYNIQHWSEMPRGGHFAAMEEPQMLLEDIRTFARRLRR, encoded by the coding sequence TTGAAAGACCGTCTTAAATGCGATCCGGCTGTGAAACCCTTTCAGTTTCACGTCTCTGACGATGCCTTGCAGGACATTCTTGCACGCGTCAAAACCTATCCCTGGCATGAAATGCCCGACGATGGTGGCTGGGACTACGGCACCAACATGGGCTACCTCAAAGAGCTCTGCGCCTATTGGGTCGACGGGTTTGACTGGCGCGCGCAAGAGGCCAAAATCAACAGTTTCTCGCAGTTTACCGCGCCCGTTGACGGCATCGACATGCACTTTATCTGCGAACAAGGCAGCGGCCCCGACCCGATGCCCCTGATGATCAGCCACGGCTGGCCCGGCTCAGTGGCTGAGTTTTACGAGCTGATTGAACCGCTGGCCCATCCCGAACGCTTTGGCGGCAATGTCGCGGATGCCTTCACCGTCATAGCACCTTCCCTGCCGGGTTTCGCATTTTCAGGCCGACCCCCACGCCCTTACGGCCCGCGCAAGATGGCGGGCGTTCTCAATTCCCTGATGAGCGACACCTTGGGCTTTGACAGCTATCTCGCCCAAGGCGGTGACTGGGGCGGTGCGATCTGTTCGTGGCTCGGGTTTGACCACGCGCCGGCCTGCAGCGCGATCCACATCAACGTGCTGACGATGCGCCATCCGGGTGGCCCGCAAACCCCCGAAGAGATCGCATGGGATGCGCAGTTTGAACGCGATCAGATCATGCAAAACGGCTATCGTACGCAGCAGGCCACCCGACCCCAGACGCTGAGCTACGCAATGATGGACAGCCCAGTGGGCATCGCGGCATGGCTTGTGGAGAAGTTCCACGATTGGTCCGACGTGCCGGTGGGTGGCATTGAACAGGCCCACAGCAAAGACGAATTGCTGACCAATATCATGATCTACATCACCACGGGCACGTTCAACACGGCCTCGTGGATCTATTACGGCAGACGCGAAGAAGGCGGGCGTATCCTGTCGCCGACAGGCGCGCGCGTCGAGGTGCCAACGGGTTGCGCGGTGTTTCCCGCTGAAATGCTGCGCTGGCCGCCGCGCTCTTATGCGGAACGTATCTACAATATCCAGCACTGGTCCGAGATGCCACGCGGCGGTCATTTTGCCGCGATGGAAGAGCCACAGATGTTGCTGGAAGACATTCGAACATTCGCGCGCAGATTGCGCCGCTAA
- a CDS encoding PLP-dependent aminotransferase family protein — MSSTTPRFLKLPEKSSLSLRDQICEVVSAAIMSDALAPDRPLPSCRELAEQFGVSRNTVFAAYNRLVDLEFLVSRNRSGYFVNPQMAASQNAQSENEALKPGPQPCPVSFPPNNLMPVLNPLDWNAYPYPFIYNQIDPDLFPVDGWRECTRQALGRKTMPVWASDSVESDSPQLIQQLRQRLLNIRGIYAEEDEILITLGSQNALFILGSIFAHTGKPVALEDPGFFGARNAFRMAGSELVGVPIDSDGLIPAALPPECQLVFTTPSHQFPTMVTMSEKRRRELLAAADEKDFLIIEDDYEAEMNYVAKSSPSMKSMDETGRVIYVGSLSKTISPGIRLGFIVAHRDIIKEARVARGVMMRHPPTIVQEIVALFFQLGHYDAHLRNIERRYKTRWHAMDAALTKHLGMLTRTASEGGTSFWLTAPKGFDGAELAARLERKGVLIDRGRDYYLNYDNNRSFRLGFAYVPVCDLEDGVRIIADEVTALMG; from the coding sequence GTGAGTTCCACGACGCCTAGATTTTTGAAACTGCCCGAAAAATCCAGCCTCAGCCTGCGCGATCAAATCTGTGAAGTGGTCAGCGCGGCGATCATGTCAGATGCGCTGGCCCCTGACCGCCCCCTGCCGTCATGTCGGGAGTTGGCAGAACAGTTCGGGGTCTCACGAAACACCGTTTTTGCAGCCTATAACCGATTGGTTGATCTGGAATTCCTGGTGTCGCGCAACCGGTCGGGTTATTTTGTGAACCCGCAGATGGCGGCTTCACAAAACGCGCAGAGCGAAAACGAGGCCCTCAAACCGGGTCCGCAGCCTTGCCCCGTCAGCTTTCCACCCAACAACCTGATGCCTGTGCTCAACCCGCTGGATTGGAACGCATACCCCTATCCGTTCATCTATAATCAGATCGACCCCGATTTGTTCCCGGTTGATGGCTGGCGCGAATGCACGCGCCAGGCCCTGGGGCGCAAGACGATGCCCGTCTGGGCCAGCGATTCCGTCGAAAGCGACAGCCCGCAACTGATCCAGCAACTACGCCAGCGATTGCTGAACATCCGCGGGATTTATGCCGAGGAAGACGAAATCCTGATCACGCTTGGCTCGCAAAACGCACTCTTCATTCTGGGCTCGATCTTTGCGCATACGGGCAAACCAGTGGCTCTTGAGGACCCCGGATTTTTTGGCGCACGCAATGCATTCCGCATGGCCGGAAGCGAGTTGGTGGGCGTGCCCATTGACAGCGACGGTCTGATCCCTGCGGCGCTCCCGCCTGAGTGTCAGTTGGTCTTTACCACGCCCAGCCACCAATTTCCGACGATGGTCACGATGAGCGAAAAGCGCCGTCGTGAATTGCTGGCCGCTGCGGATGAAAAGGACTTTCTGATCATCGAGGACGACTACGAAGCCGAGATGAACTATGTCGCGAAATCCTCGCCTTCAATGAAGTCGATGGATGAGACGGGACGTGTGATCTATGTGGGAAGCCTGTCAAAAACGATATCACCGGGCATTCGGCTTGGGTTCATCGTGGCGCACCGTGACATCATCAAAGAGGCGCGTGTCGCCCGTGGCGTGATGATGCGCCATCCGCCAACCATTGTGCAGGAAATTGTCGCGCTGTTTTTTCAACTGGGCCATTATGATGCCCATCTGCGCAATATCGAGCGGCGCTATAAAACCCGCTGGCACGCGATGGATGCGGCCCTGACGAAACATTTGGGGATGTTGACGCGCACCGCTTCCGAAGGGGGGACGTCCTTTTGGCTGACCGCGCCGAAAGGGTTTGATGGTGCCGAGCTTGCAGCGCGGCTTGAGCGTAAAGGCGTGCTGATTGACAGAGGGCGCGATTATTATCTGAACTATGACAACAACCGCAGTTTCAGGCTTGGGTTTGCCTATGTTCCGGTCTGTGACCTTGAAGACGGGGTGAGGATTATCGCCGATGAGGTCACAGCTTTGATGGGCTGA
- the parE gene encoding DNA topoisomerase IV subunit B, with product MSNDLLSNTDAATYDASSIEVLEGLEPVRKRPGMYIGGTDERALHHLVAEVLDNSMDEAVAGHANRIEVELHADYAITIRDNGRGIPIDPHPKFPDKSALEVILCTLHAGGKFGGSAYETSGGLHGVGASVVNALSDSMVVQVARNKELYEQRFSRGLPLGPVEKIGAAPNRRGTTVTFHADEQIFGSHRFKPARLFNSIRSKAYLFSGVEIRWKSHIEDGDTPTEATFHFPGGLSDYLRETLGKATTYAENPFAGTVDFKEKFGQPGKVEWAINWTPSRDGFIQSYCNTVPTPEGGTHVAGFWAAILKGIKAYGELSNTKKATQITREDLTSGGCALVSCFIAEPAFVGQTKDRLSTEAAAKMTEGAVRDHFDNWLANDTKSAGAILDFLVLRAEERLRRRQEKETARKSATKKLRLPGKLTDCTSKDRVGTELFIVEGDSAGGSGKGARDRKTQALLPLKGKILNVLGAASSKLGTNAEISDLCEALGCGMGTRFNLDDLRYDKIIIMTDADVDGAHIAALLMTFFFTQMRPLIDAGHLYLACPPLFRLTQGPRRVYCLDEEEKNTWLEKGLGGKGKIDVSRFKGLGEMDAKDLKETTMDPATRKLIRVSIDEDMPGETSDLVERLMGKKPELRYQYIQENAKFVEELDV from the coding sequence ATGTCCAATGACCTGCTCTCCAATACGGACGCAGCCACCTATGACGCCTCCTCCATTGAGGTACTCGAGGGGTTGGAGCCTGTACGTAAACGCCCCGGCATGTATATCGGCGGGACGGATGAGCGCGCCTTGCACCATCTGGTCGCCGAAGTGCTCGACAACTCTATGGATGAAGCCGTTGCCGGGCACGCCAACCGGATCGAGGTCGAATTGCACGCAGACTATGCCATCACCATTCGCGACAACGGGCGCGGCATCCCGATCGATCCGCACCCGAAATTCCCCGATAAATCCGCGCTGGAGGTCATCCTTTGTACGCTGCATGCGGGCGGTAAATTCGGCGGCTCGGCCTATGAAACCTCCGGCGGTCTGCACGGTGTCGGGGCCTCCGTGGTCAACGCGCTCAGCGATTCGATGGTCGTGCAGGTAGCGCGCAACAAGGAGCTCTATGAGCAACGCTTCTCGCGCGGTCTGCCCCTGGGTCCCGTCGAGAAGATCGGCGCGGCCCCGAACCGGCGCGGCACCACTGTCACTTTCCATGCGGATGAGCAGATATTTGGCTCTCACCGCTTCAAACCCGCGCGATTGTTCAATTCCATCCGCTCCAAGGCCTACCTGTTTTCAGGCGTCGAAATCCGCTGGAAATCCCATATCGAGGACGGCGACACCCCGACCGAGGCCACCTTCCACTTTCCCGGCGGCCTGTCCGATTACCTCCGCGAAACATTGGGCAAGGCGACCACCTATGCCGAAAACCCCTTCGCCGGGACGGTCGATTTCAAAGAGAAATTCGGCCAGCCGGGCAAGGTCGAATGGGCCATCAACTGGACACCCTCGCGCGACGGGTTCATCCAATCCTACTGCAACACGGTCCCCACGCCCGAAGGCGGCACCCATGTTGCGGGCTTCTGGGCTGCGATCCTCAAGGGCATCAAAGCATACGGGGAACTCTCCAACACCAAAAAAGCCACGCAAATCACCCGCGAAGACCTGACCTCTGGCGGCTGTGCGCTGGTTTCCTGTTTCATCGCCGAACCCGCCTTTGTCGGGCAAACCAAAGACCGCCTCTCCACCGAGGCCGCCGCCAAGATGACCGAAGGGGCGGTGCGTGATCACTTCGACAACTGGCTGGCGAACGACACTAAATCCGCCGGGGCCATCCTCGATTTTCTGGTGCTGCGCGCCGAAGAACGCCTGCGCCGCCGTCAGGAAAAAGAGACCGCGCGCAAATCGGCCACCAAAAAGCTGCGCCTGCCCGGTAAACTCACCGATTGCACCTCCAAAGACCGCGTCGGCACGGAGTTGTTCATCGTGGAGGGCGATTCTGCGGGCGGATCGGGCAAGGGCGCGCGAGATCGCAAGACTCAGGCGCTGCTGCCGCTCAAGGGCAAAATCCTCAACGTGCTGGGCGCGGCCTCCTCGAAACTCGGCACCAACGCGGAAATCTCGGACCTCTGCGAGGCGCTGGGATGTGGCATGGGCACCCGCTTCAACCTCGATGATCTGCGTTATGACAAGATCATCATCATGACCGATGCGGATGTGGACGGTGCCCATATCGCCGCCCTGCTGATGACGTTTTTCTTTACGCAAATGCGCCCGTTGATCGACGCGGGACACCTTTATCTGGCCTGCCCGCCCCTGTTCCGCCTGACCCAGGGACCGCGCCGTGTTTATTGCCTGGATGAGGAAGAGAAAAACACCTGGCTGGAAAAAGGCCTCGGCGGCAAGGGCAAGATCGACGTCTCCCGCTTCAAGGGTCTTGGCGAAATGGACGCCAAGGATCTGAAAGAGACCACCATGGACCCCGCGACGCGCAAACTGATCCGGGTATCGATTGACGAGGACATGCCGGGAGAGACCAGTGATCTGGTGGAGCGGTTGATGGGGAAAAAGCCGGAACTGCGGTATCAGTACATTCAGGAGAACGCGAAGTTTGTGGAGGAGTTGGATGTTTGA
- a CDS encoding TRAP transporter substrate-binding protein gives MRIKSICKVLCLASATALMAQTAMAEKVLKLGTVGFLGMPIGDAIDQALIPTLEEVSGGQLKIEPHYRRSLCSEQSCGEQANQGLLALWTSSTANFGNFGTALAIFDLPYIFKSIEDADRISSEWLAKQQCDIAAEEAGHVCLTVYSSGGFRQLGNAHGPVHVPDDMKGIKWRVTKSPIEYTLVKNWGAVPVPYDWSQLYQGLQTGVVSGQYVATPWQHVAKLHEVAKYFTEIGGSWSGNQLSIDKRQYDALSEQEREWLHTAAEAFGQKVQELDRAWVEAGEAEIKASITEWYVPSDEEMTLWRAGAIDAWLNAKGSFDPATARRVLEEQGMTSFIAQLEEAGAL, from the coding sequence ATGCGGATAAAATCCATATGCAAGGTTCTGTGCCTGGCATCGGCAACCGCGCTCATGGCGCAAACGGCCATGGCCGAAAAAGTCCTGAAGTTGGGAACTGTTGGCTTTTTGGGGATGCCAATCGGTGATGCCATTGATCAGGCGCTTATTCCAACTCTGGAAGAGGTGTCAGGCGGCCAGCTGAAAATTGAACCCCATTACCGCAGGTCCCTGTGTTCAGAACAATCCTGCGGCGAACAGGCCAATCAGGGCCTTCTGGCGCTCTGGACCAGCTCAACGGCGAATTTCGGCAATTTTGGCACAGCTTTGGCGATTTTTGATCTGCCCTATATCTTCAAAAGCATCGAAGACGCGGACCGGATCTCGTCGGAATGGCTGGCAAAACAGCAATGCGACATCGCCGCCGAAGAAGCAGGCCACGTCTGCCTGACGGTCTATTCCAGCGGTGGTTTCCGCCAGCTTGGCAATGCGCATGGTCCCGTTCACGTCCCCGATGACATGAAAGGCATCAAATGGCGCGTCACCAAGAGCCCGATTGAATATACCCTGGTCAAAAACTGGGGTGCGGTGCCGGTGCCTTATGACTGGTCGCAACTGTATCAGGGCCTGCAAACCGGTGTGGTTTCCGGTCAATATGTTGCAACCCCTTGGCAGCACGTTGCCAAGCTGCATGAAGTTGCCAAGTATTTCACCGAAATCGGCGGCTCCTGGTCCGGCAACCAACTGTCCATCGACAAGCGCCAATATGATGCGCTAAGCGAGCAGGAACGCGAATGGCTCCACACCGCAGCCGAAGCCTTTGGCCAGAAAGTGCAAGAGCTTGACCGCGCATGGGTTGAAGCAGGCGAGGCGGAAATCAAAGCCTCCATCACAGAATGGTACGTTCCCAGCGATGAGGAAATGACGCTGTGGCGCGCGGGGGCAATCGATGCATGGCTGAATGCCAAGGGCAGCTTTGATCCCGCAACCGCCCGCCGGGTTCTGGAAGAACAGGGCATGACCAGCTTCATCGCGCAGTTGGAAGAAGCAGGCGCGCTCTAA
- a CDS encoding recombinase family protein, with translation MTETPQKALIYARVSSRAQSLEGHGLQSQESRCRDYAAAKDYEVVAAFPDTIMGGGDFMQRPGMKALLAYLDAQPDENFVVIFDDLKCLARDTRAHLDLREAFRNRGTTIECLNYRFDDSFEGEFVETILAAQGALERKQNGRQVAQKMKARMQSGYWIHNPPIGYRYETIKGRGKVLIANPPFDDIIREGFEGFASGHFQTQAEVKRFFESFPDFPRNKAGVVAQQRVTDILTHPVYTGHICSETYGISWLKAQHVPLISLETFDKVQARRNGTAKAPQRKNIGDAFALRGMVVCACCDVPLRSSITKGNGGSYPYYLCQTKSCDAYGKSIKRDVLEDEVGEIIKALQPTAGLIKLATAMFRHAWAARRDQAQGILRNGKRQIIALDEEIATVLDRIMAASNATVIRTY, from the coding sequence ATGACCGAGACACCCCAAAAAGCATTGATCTATGCGAGGGTCAGCAGTCGAGCGCAATCGCTTGAAGGCCACGGGCTACAATCGCAAGAAAGCAGGTGTCGCGATTATGCTGCTGCCAAAGATTACGAGGTCGTGGCGGCCTTCCCGGACACCATTATGGGCGGCGGCGACTTCATGCAGCGCCCCGGCATGAAGGCCTTACTGGCCTACCTCGATGCACAACCGGATGAAAACTTCGTTGTTATCTTCGACGATCTGAAATGTTTAGCCCGTGATACACGGGCGCATTTGGATCTCCGAGAGGCATTCCGCAATCGAGGAACCACGATTGAATGTCTGAACTACAGGTTCGATGATTCATTTGAGGGCGAGTTTGTTGAGACAATTTTAGCGGCTCAAGGCGCATTGGAGCGCAAACAAAACGGGCGACAAGTCGCGCAGAAAATGAAGGCGCGGATGCAGTCTGGCTATTGGATTCATAATCCGCCGATTGGATATCGTTACGAAACGATCAAGGGGCGCGGCAAGGTGCTGATCGCGAACCCGCCGTTCGACGATATCATCCGCGAAGGGTTTGAAGGCTTTGCATCCGGGCATTTCCAGACTCAAGCCGAGGTGAAGCGCTTCTTTGAGAGCTTCCCTGACTTCCCTCGTAACAAAGCAGGCGTGGTCGCGCAGCAGCGGGTGACAGACATTCTGACCCATCCTGTTTATACTGGCCACATCTGCTCTGAGACCTACGGCATTTCTTGGCTCAAGGCGCAGCACGTACCGCTGATCTCGCTGGAGACCTTTGACAAGGTGCAGGCACGCCGCAACGGCACCGCAAAAGCGCCACAGCGCAAGAACATTGGGGACGCCTTTGCCTTACGCGGCATGGTCGTCTGCGCTTGTTGTGATGTTCCACTGCGATCTTCGATCACCAAAGGCAATGGTGGGTCTTACCCGTATTATCTGTGCCAGACAAAATCTTGCGACGCCTACGGAAAATCCATTAAGCGGGACGTGCTGGAGGATGAAGTCGGCGAGATCATCAAGGCGTTACAGCCGACGGCAGGCCTGATTAAGCTGGCCACGGCCATGTTCCGCCATGCATGGGCGGCACGTCGGGATCAGGCGCAAGGCATCCTGCGTAATGGCAAACGCCAGATCATTGCGTTAGATGAGGAGATTGCCACCGTCCTCGACCGCATCATGGCTGCGAGCAACGCAACGGTGATCCGTACCTATTAG
- a CDS encoding Hint domain-containing protein: MTPKTAGYVGASARVLRENTCCAPSLAGLVCGAHVLTPYGEQSVDSLRVGQSLISRDRGPVRIRKIEVVSLVTHLIYIIAGSIGHTRMDRDAMLTAQQTVLLRDWRARALFAKPAALARAKALVDGEYVRNLGQYPVTVHRIYCDAPQVIYADGLALGTADATANTLQKTRSASR, from the coding sequence ATGACGCCTAAAACTGCCGGATATGTCGGCGCATCTGCGCGCGTTTTGAGGGAGAATACATGCTGTGCTCCCTCGCTGGCAGGGTTGGTTTGCGGTGCGCACGTTTTGACGCCTTATGGCGAACAATCGGTTGATAGTCTGCGCGTTGGACAATCTCTGATCAGCCGCGACCGCGGTCCGGTCCGTATCAGGAAGATCGAAGTGGTCAGCCTGGTGACACATCTCATTTACATCATTGCCGGTTCAATTGGACACACCCGAATGGACCGCGATGCGATGCTGACGGCCCAGCAAACCGTTTTGCTGCGCGATTGGCGGGCACGGGCGTTATTCGCAAAACCGGCTGCGTTGGCCCGCGCCAAGGCGCTGGTGGACGGTGAATACGTGCGTAACCTTGGTCAATATCCGGTGACAGTGCACCGCATATATTGTGATGCCCCACAGGTGATTTACGCGGATGGGTTGGCGTTGGGCACGGCGGATGCAACGGCCAATACATTGCAAAAGACACGCTCAGCTTCGAGGTGA
- a CDS encoding TRAP transporter small permease produces the protein MFSAAVFIDRMVRHILTAFCAIFLFLMVAFTVYSVVMRYVFLNPPVWGDLLTVLSNIWLVFLALALTVRDRDHIALDLVYTWLPTKAAFAVQQFWSLVIFGLGLIMIIYGIEAVQTMGGKYWEMWYFAWEDGGFVFKPNYMPKKYAIAIVPISGFLVSIAALASIIEDTVKLKAGTYKQAGDLDEHIAQ, from the coding sequence ATGTTTTCTGCCGCAGTCTTCATCGACCGTATGGTCCGCCACATCCTGACCGCTTTTTGCGCCATCTTCCTGTTCCTGATGGTCGCCTTTACCGTCTATTCGGTCGTGATGCGCTATGTCTTTTTGAATCCGCCCGTGTGGGGGGACCTTCTGACCGTTCTCAGCAACATCTGGCTGGTTTTTCTGGCCCTCGCCCTGACCGTGCGGGACCGTGATCATATCGCGCTCGACCTCGTCTATACATGGTTGCCGACAAAGGCCGCCTTTGCCGTTCAACAATTCTGGTCACTGGTCATTTTTGGGCTGGGCCTCATCATGATCATCTACGGCATAGAGGCAGTACAGACGATGGGCGGAAAATATTGGGAAATGTGGTATTTCGCCTGGGAAGACGGCGGTTTCGTCTTCAAGCCAAATTACATGCCCAAGAAATATGCCATCGCGATTGTTCCAATCTCGGGGTTTTTGGTCAGCATCGCGGCACTGGCCTCCATCATTGAAGACACCGTTAAACTCAAGGCAGGCACCTATAAGCAAGCCGGAGACCTGGACGAGCACATCGCGCAATAA
- a CDS encoding TRAP transporter large permease, translating into MESVALLIILVLLIMLGAPVGFTMILIPVVYILITDAAPMILIPSQMFSAIDSVPLTAIPFFMLTGELMTSATITDRLVELSKRLIGRMRGSMAQANVLVSMFFAGMNGSVVADTATVGSLMIPSMKKAGYPPAFAAAITAVSSTIGGIIPPSIMMIVLANAGGISVGALFAGGIIPGLLIGLLLMIINNIIARKHNFERSEEPFSLKALAVVGYKSSFALLIPIVLVGSVVFGIAGVVEAGALTATIALFVGLFVYRTITWDNCKGAFVRAFRNSAMVFIIIAASGPFSWLLTSLGAIGELEEWLLGYTYNPLLFALVLVLFICLLGMVMDSAANIIVVGPVLVDVMVKAGYADVQAALVVVVGFLIGSVTPPVGVAFFTAGAIAKVRLEKVALAMLPYLVALFALLFVLIVVPDITMFLPRLLGFSQ; encoded by the coding sequence ATGGAAAGCGTCGCGCTTTTGATCATTCTGGTGCTGCTCATCATGTTGGGCGCACCTGTCGGGTTCACCATGATCCTGATCCCTGTGGTCTATATCCTGATCACCGATGCTGCACCGATGATCCTGATCCCTTCCCAGATGTTCAGCGCCATCGACTCGGTGCCCTTGACCGCCATTCCATTCTTCATGCTGACGGGCGAGTTGATGACCAGCGCGACCATCACCGACCGTCTGGTCGAACTCAGCAAGCGGCTGATTGGCCGGATGCGCGGGTCCATGGCGCAGGCCAATGTGCTTGTCTCGATGTTCTTTGCAGGCATGAACGGGTCGGTCGTGGCGGACACGGCAACGGTCGGGTCACTGATGATCCCCTCGATGAAAAAGGCCGGATACCCGCCCGCCTTTGCCGCCGCCATCACCGCTGTCAGCTCCACCATTGGTGGTATCATCCCACCCTCCATCATGATGATCGTGCTGGCCAATGCGGGCGGAATTTCGGTGGGCGCGTTGTTTGCGGGCGGCATTATACCCGGCCTGCTGATCGGTCTTTTGTTGATGATCATCAACAACATCATTGCACGCAAGCACAACTTTGAGCGCAGCGAAGAACCGTTCAGCCTCAAGGCGCTCGCCGTTGTCGGCTATAAATCCTCCTTCGCGTTGCTCATTCCCATCGTGCTTGTCGGGTCCGTCGTATTTGGCATCGCAGGCGTGGTGGAGGCCGGTGCGCTGACCGCCACCATCGCCCTTTTTGTCGGGCTGTTTGTTTACCGCACGATCACTTGGGACAATTGCAAAGGCGCCTTTGTGCGCGCCTTTCGCAATTCGGCCATGGTGTTCATCATCATCGCGGCCTCTGGCCCGTTCAGCTGGCTGTTGACCTCGCTTGGTGCCATTGGCGAGCTTGAGGAATGGCTGCTGGGATATACCTACAACCCGCTGTTATTCGCGCTGGTTCTGGTGCTGTTCATCTGCTTGCTGGGCATGGTCATGGACTCGGCGGCCAACATCATCGTGGTGGGACCGGTGCTGGTCGATGTGATGGTCAAGGCCGGATATGCCGATGTGCAGGCCGCTTTGGTTGTCGTCGTCGGCTTTCTGATCGGCTCGGTGACACCCCCCGTTGGCGTGGCGTTCTTCACCGCGGGCGCAATTGCCAAGGTCCGACTTGAGAAAGTCGCGCTGGCGATGTTGCCCTATCTCGTCGCGCTGTTCGCGTTGTTGTTCGTACTGATTGTCGTGCCGGATATCACCATGTTTCTGCCACGCCTCTTGGGGTTTTCACAATGA
- a CDS encoding VPLPA-CTERM sorting domain-containing protein, with protein MIFNTVKTGAVAVALSAALFLGVKAEAATATPYAGSYEATNVNTGGNDHTVWLPGLFGSAASAYWQFVGGAGDFKVGAGNATASLNGLIDNNSNSSLQLDLAVEYTLLSPNAPGGGGTKNGGFASGLSAAAKDALKDTWSYFDIKSATLTGVGALAGLKLSLTPYPLDPKEIPFQLGESANDKNQGLGGAGWFTWNIDSQATGGNFVAQANGSSNKHGDININIAPVPLPAAGLMLLVGLGGLGALRARKNKTT; from the coding sequence ATGATTTTTAATACTGTGAAGACAGGGGCGGTTGCGGTGGCACTCTCTGCGGCGCTGTTTCTGGGCGTAAAGGCCGAAGCCGCGACAGCGACACCTTATGCGGGGTCCTATGAGGCGACAAACGTAAATACGGGCGGCAATGACCACACGGTTTGGCTGCCGGGTCTCTTTGGTTCTGCAGCAAGCGCCTATTGGCAGTTTGTTGGCGGCGCTGGCGATTTCAAAGTAGGTGCGGGCAACGCAACGGCCTCACTGAACGGTCTTATTGACAATAACAGCAATTCGAGCCTGCAACTTGACCTTGCGGTGGAATATACTCTGCTGAGCCCGAATGCTCCCGGTGGTGGCGGTACAAAGAACGGTGGTTTTGCTTCCGGTCTGTCTGCTGCAGCTAAAGACGCGCTGAAGGACACTTGGTCTTATTTTGACATCAAATCGGCGACCCTGACCGGTGTTGGCGCATTGGCAGGCTTGAAATTGTCGTTGACCCCTTACCCGCTTGACCCCAAAGAAATCCCTTTCCAGTTGGGTGAGAGCGCAAACGATAAAAACCAAGGTCTTGGCGGTGCCGGTTGGTTCACCTGGAACATCGATTCACAGGCGACCGGTGGCAATTTCGTTGCACAGGCGAATGGTAGCTCAAACAAACATGGCGACATTAACATCAACATCGCCCCCGTGCCACTTCCAGCGGCAGGCCTGATGTTGCTCGTCGGTTTGGGCGGTCTGGGTGCTTTGCGTGCGCGGAAAAATAAAACAACCTGA